In Arachis stenosperma cultivar V10309 chromosome 1, arast.V10309.gnm1.PFL2, whole genome shotgun sequence, one DNA window encodes the following:
- the LOC130943668 gene encoding uncharacterized protein LOC130943668 isoform X4: MMSTSLPGYHILHCEVIFRGSIPWWQLLRGSVERSSASASLLYLPLFLLVKVSKESSYSSDNSDEEEEKASKTPQKSLENEDMLYLLSIDDDEE, translated from the exons ATGATGTCCACTTCCTTGCCAGGATACCATATACTTCATTGCGAAGTCATCTTCCG GGGTTCTATTCCCTGGTGGCAATTGCTGAGAGGAAGCGTAGAGAGAAGCTCAGCCAGCGCTTCATTGCTTTATCTGCCCTTGTTCCTG CTTGTGAAAGTTTCAAAAGAAAGCAGTTATAGTTCAGATAAcagtgatgaagaagaagaaaaagcttCTAAAACTCCTCAGAAAAGT cTTGAGAATGAGGACATGCTCTATCTACTTTctattgatgatgatgaagagtaG
- the LOC130943668 gene encoding uncharacterized protein LOC130943668 isoform X3, which produces MMSTSLPGYHILHCEVIFRGSIPWWQLLRGSVERSSASASLLYLPLFLLVKVSKESSYSSDNSDEEEEKASKTPQKSRRIRPKRTLKMETTRIKRDKKRSSRE; this is translated from the exons ATGATGTCCACTTCCTTGCCAGGATACCATATACTTCATTGCGAAGTCATCTTCCG GGGTTCTATTCCCTGGTGGCAATTGCTGAGAGGAAGCGTAGAGAGAAGCTCAGCCAGCGCTTCATTGCTTTATCTGCCCTTGTTCCTG CTTGTGAAAGTTTCAAAAGAAAGCAGTTATAGTTCAGATAAcagtgatgaagaagaagaaaaagcttCTAAAACTCCTCAGAAAAGT AGGCGGATACGTCCGAAGAGGACACTCAAGATGGAGACAACACGAATAAAAAGAGACAAAAAGCGGAGTAGTAGAGAATAA
- the LOC130943668 gene encoding uncharacterized protein LOC130943668 isoform X2: protein MMSTSLPGYHILHCEVIFRGSIPWWQLLRGSVERSSASASLLYLPLFLLVKVSKESSYSSDNSDEEEEKASKTPQKSDVKMVDAVSAKKVLENEDMLYLLSIDDDEE, encoded by the exons ATGATGTCCACTTCCTTGCCAGGATACCATATACTTCATTGCGAAGTCATCTTCCG GGGTTCTATTCCCTGGTGGCAATTGCTGAGAGGAAGCGTAGAGAGAAGCTCAGCCAGCGCTTCATTGCTTTATCTGCCCTTGTTCCTG CTTGTGAAAGTTTCAAAAGAAAGCAGTTATAGTTCAGATAAcagtgatgaagaagaagaaaaagcttCTAAAACTCCTCAGAAAAGT GATGTCAAGATGGTTGATGCTGTCTCAGCAAAGAAAGTT cTTGAGAATGAGGACATGCTCTATCTACTTTctattgatgatgatgaagagtaG
- the LOC130943668 gene encoding uncharacterized protein LOC130943668 isoform X1 codes for MMSTSLPGYHILHCEVIFRGSIPWWQLLRGSVERSSASASLLYLPLFLLVKVSKESSYSSDNSDEEEEKASKTPQKSDVKMVDAVSAKKVVCYWSHFIILFKCFLMNYTIIVMDKV; via the exons ATGATGTCCACTTCCTTGCCAGGATACCATATACTTCATTGCGAAGTCATCTTCCG GGGTTCTATTCCCTGGTGGCAATTGCTGAGAGGAAGCGTAGAGAGAAGCTCAGCCAGCGCTTCATTGCTTTATCTGCCCTTGTTCCTG CTTGTGAAAGTTTCAAAAGAAAGCAGTTATAGTTCAGATAAcagtgatgaagaagaagaaaaagcttCTAAAACTCCTCAGAAAAGT GATGTCAAGATGGTTGATGCTGTCTCAGCAAAGAAAGTTGTATGTTACTGGTctcattttattattctttttaaatgttttttgaTGAATTATACAATTATAGTAATGGATAAAGTGTGA